CGTAGCAAAGATATCTGGAATGCCCATAAAAATCGTTGATAGAGCAAAAGAAATATTAAAAACATTAAAAAATGAAAAAGATAAAAAATAAACAAATTAAAATAGATCATGTTAATTCTCTATCTCTTGAAGATGCACCTGTCAAAATGAATGAAATTAAAAATTTATTAGATCATTAATTAAAATAATTTGCTTCATATACAAAAGTGTTTTTAAATTAGTTCATATGATTGGCGAGAATAGCTCAGTTGGTAGAGCACGACCTTGCCAAGGTCGGGGCCACGGGTTCAAATCCCGTTTCTCGCTTTAAAAAAAACCCGGGTGGTGAAATTGGTAGACACACAGGACTTAAAATCCTGTGATCATTGTGATCGTACGGGTTCAAATCCCGTTCCGGGTATTTAGATAATAATTTGGAGTTTCTTTTGTAATGCTGACACTATGTGGATGGTTTTCTTTTAATCCTGAATTAGTTATTCGTACAAATTTTCCTTTTTTCATTAATTCTGTAATGGATGAAACACCACAATAACCCATACCAGAACGCAATCCTCCACAAATTTGATAAATTGTATCTTTCATTTTTCCTTTGTAAGGAACCATAGCTTCTATTCCTTCTGGAACAGATTTTTCACTAAATTGAAAATAACGATCTTTACTTCCTCTTTTCATAGCAATTAAAGAACCCATTCCAACATAAGTTTTAAATTTTCTTCCTTTAAAAATCACTTCTTCGCCAGGAGCTTCATCTGTTCCTGCAAATAAACTACCAATCATAACAGAACTCGCTCCTGCAGCAATAGCTTTTACCACGTCTCCTGAATATCTAATTCCTCCATCAGAAATCACATTTATATTTCTTTGTTTTGCGTATTCATATACATCATTAATGGCTGTTATTTGAGGCATACCTACTCCAGCTATTACTCTTGTCGTACAAATAGAGCCAGAACCTATTCCTACTTTTAAAACAGTAGAACCAGCATCTATCAAATCTTTAGCACCTTCTTTTGTGACTACATTTCCAGCTAGTAATGAAATTCTTGGAAAAGAATAACGGATTGATTTAATAACTTTTAATATTCTAGAAGAATGGCCATGAGCTGAATCTATAGCTATTAGATCTGCTCCTACTTTGATTAAAGATTCTACTCTTTCTAAAGTATGTAGATCTATCCCAACAGCTGCTCCTACACGAAGACGTCCTCTAGAATCTTTGCATGCATTAGGATTCTCAATTAAATTATCTATATCCCTAATTGTGATTAATCCTATCAATTTATTATAGTCATCTACAATAGGTAATTTTTCTATTCTCTCTTTTAATAAAATATTCTTTGCTTTTTCCAAAGTAATATTTTTTTTAGAAGTGATCAAGTTTTCTCTTGTCATTACTTCTTCGACTAAAGAATCCAAATCCGTACGATATTTGATATCTCTTCTCGTAATAATTCCTATTAATGAATGATCTTTTTCTATAACAGGAAGTCCAGATATTTGATATCTCTTCATAAGAAATTGAGCATGTTTCAGTGTAGAATTTCTGGAAAGTGTAATAGGATCATCTATCATTCCACTTTCACTTCTTTTAACCCTGTAAACTTCTTCTGATTGATTCTTTATACTCATATTTTTATGAATAATTCCTATTCCTCCTTCCCTAGCTATAG
This sequence is a window from Blattabacterium cuenoti. Protein-coding genes within it:
- the guaB gene encoding IMP dehydrogenase, with product MSLNKKILKEALTFDDVLLVPSYSSILPSDVSLKTYLTPDISLNIPILSAAMDTVTESSLAISIAREGGIGIIHKNMSIKNQSEEVYRVKRSESGMIDDPITLSRNSTLKHAQFLMKRYQISGLPVIEKDHSLIGIITRRDIKYRTDLDSLVEEVMTRENLITSKKNITLEKAKNILLKERIEKLPIVDDYNKLIGLITIRDIDNLIENPNACKDSRGRLRVGAAVGIDLHTLERVESLIKVGADLIAIDSAHGHSSRILKVIKSIRYSFPRISLLAGNVVTKEGAKDLIDAGSTVLKVGIGSGSICTTRVIAGVGMPQITAINDVYEYAKQRNINVISDGGIRYSGDVVKAIAAGASSVMIGSLFAGTDEAPGEEVIFKGRKFKTYVGMGSLIAMKRGSKDRYFQFSEKSVPEGIEAMVPYKGKMKDTIYQICGGLRSGMGYCGVSSITELMKKGKFVRITNSGLKENHPHSVSITKETPNYYLNTRNGI